A genomic window from Gemmatimonadota bacterium includes:
- the mutL gene encoding DNA mismatch repair endonuclease MutL: protein MIGNVPRPRRVRVLSDDVASQIAAGEVVERPASVVKELVENALDAGATRVRVELAGGGKQRIRVSDDGCGMSREDALLALDRHATSKIVEAADLVGVRTFGFRGEALPSILSVSDFVLETADGSGDPGTRILGRAGRIVDVADTARQRGTTVEVRRLFFNAPARAKFLKPVAAETRAVVELLAPLVLAHPPVALQLISGERTLIDAPSATDLGPRLAALWGNDALDELIPVHGRAGETEAWGLVQRPDKAGPGFRRVQVFVNGRPVRDARLLRAADRAYTTTVPSRARPWLFLFLRVPGDRVDVNVHPAKLEVRFRDAGPVEALIEETVRTALTTEESAAPLGGRPARAPLVVREPPPRRSAPGDAPPPDQMALFLAGDPGPGEPATAGSPAPRPSPPSGHVWQALDTYIFVATRDEVLIIDQHSAHERVLFERLMNAFGAGGETAQRLLFPLTLRLTPAEVEQVLSLAGLFERAGFQVEPFGTDTVIVHAVPDPHPWFDAERCFREMVRELTEGSELVRSARNQHERIAMTFACKGAIKAGQRLDQREMQALVDQLFATELPHHDVHGRPTVVRLSAAELGRRFARG from the coding sequence GTGATCGGGAACGTCCCGCGCCCCCGGCGCGTCCGCGTGCTCTCGGATGACGTCGCGAGCCAGATCGCGGCCGGCGAGGTGGTGGAGCGTCCGGCCTCCGTGGTCAAGGAACTCGTGGAGAACGCGCTCGACGCCGGGGCCACCCGCGTCCGCGTCGAGCTGGCCGGGGGCGGGAAGCAGCGCATCCGGGTGAGCGACGACGGCTGCGGGATGAGCCGGGAGGATGCGCTGCTGGCGCTCGACCGCCATGCGACCTCCAAGATCGTCGAGGCCGCCGACCTGGTCGGTGTGCGCACGTTCGGCTTCCGGGGTGAGGCCCTCCCGTCCATCCTGTCCGTGTCCGACTTCGTGCTGGAGACGGCCGACGGCTCCGGCGATCCGGGGACGCGCATCCTGGGGCGGGCCGGGCGCATCGTGGACGTGGCGGACACGGCACGCCAGCGCGGCACCACGGTCGAGGTGCGCCGCCTGTTCTTCAATGCGCCGGCGCGCGCCAAGTTCTTGAAGCCGGTGGCGGCCGAGACCCGCGCCGTGGTGGAGCTGCTCGCTCCGCTCGTCCTCGCCCATCCGCCGGTCGCGCTGCAGCTGATCTCGGGCGAGCGCACCCTCATCGACGCGCCGTCCGCCACCGACCTGGGTCCTCGCCTCGCCGCGCTCTGGGGCAACGATGCCCTGGATGAGCTCATCCCCGTCCACGGACGGGCGGGGGAGACGGAGGCGTGGGGGCTGGTGCAGCGACCCGACAAGGCGGGGCCGGGCTTCCGCCGTGTCCAGGTGTTCGTCAACGGGCGCCCGGTGCGCGATGCGCGTCTTCTGCGCGCGGCCGACCGGGCCTACACCACGACGGTACCGTCCCGTGCACGTCCGTGGCTGTTCCTCTTCCTGCGCGTGCCGGGTGACCGGGTGGACGTGAACGTGCATCCCGCCAAGCTGGAGGTCCGCTTCCGCGACGCCGGCCCGGTCGAGGCGTTGATCGAGGAGACCGTGCGCACCGCGCTGACCACGGAGGAGAGCGCGGCACCCCTGGGGGGACGACCCGCCCGGGCGCCGCTCGTGGTGCGTGAGCCCCCACCCCGGAGATCCGCACCGGGGGACGCTCCGCCCCCCGACCAGATGGCGCTCTTCCTGGCCGGGGATCCCGGCCCCGGCGAGCCCGCGACCGCGGGATCGCCCGCGCCCCGTCCGTCGCCCCCGTCCGGCCACGTCTGGCAGGCACTGGACACGTACATCTTCGTCGCGACCCGGGACGAGGTGCTGATCATCGACCAGCACTCGGCGCACGAGCGGGTCCTGTTCGAGCGTCTCATGAACGCCTTCGGGGCCGGTGGGGAGACGGCGCAGCGGCTCCTGTTCCCGCTCACGCTCCGGCTGACCCCCGCCGAGGTGGAGCAGGTGCTCTCCCTGGCGGGTCTGTTCGAGCGGGCCGGTTTCCAGGTGGAGCCGTTCGGCACCGATACGGTGATCGTCCACGCCGTGCCCGATCCCCACCCGTGGTTCGATGCGGAGCGCTGTTTCCGCGAGATGGTGCGCGAGCTGACCGAGGGATCCGAGCTGGTGCGCTCGGCCCGCAACCAACACGAGCGCATCGCCATGACGTTCGCCTGCAAGGGCGCCATCAAGGCCGGTCAGCGCCTGGACC